CCCGGACCGGAGACACCCGGGGGACCACGGGGACCGGAAGGTGAGCCTGGACCCCCTCCAAcggttctttgttctttttaggcagaggaagggggggcggaGACGTTCCCCAAGGTCACCGGAGCAGAAAGGCCTCGTTTAATTGAGGGATGAGAGCCTGGAAGAGGCCTTGAAAGGGCCTTGAAGAGCACTTGAGGGGCCTTGAAGGGTCCTTGAGGGGGGCCATGTACTCGTATACACTAACAAACCTTGTCTCCCTGAAGGAACCTCGGTCTCCAGGTCGCTCCCCGagcagctcgccgccccccgcccccctgacgCATCGCGGCTACCCGCACGCCAAGCGGAGGAACGGGTCTGAGTCGCTGAGCGGtaggcccccacccccccccccccttctcttgaTACACTTGATAGCAAAATGATAGCTGTTACATGAAACTCTGATATCccctctgtgaccccccccccccctcctccagcctctCGGCCCCCGGCTGCCCTGGCGCCTCACCCCTCACCCGGTGTCCACGGGACCCGACCTGCAAGGGTctcgcccctccccctccacccacagCTCCGCCCACTACAACAGATGAGTAGTTCTTTacgatgtccccccccccaccccaccccccaggaCCAGCAGAACCTCGGGGACCCCCCCGATGAGCCCTGGAGGatcacagaggagcagctggagtaTTACACCACTCAGTTCACCAGCCTGCAGCCGGACCTGGGGGCTCTCATCTTGGgtatggaacccccccccccccccaccttctgcACCTTTTCGGACATTTAGGATCACAGTAACTATGTCCCTTCTTCGCGTCTCTTTTTCTAGGAACCGTTGCAAAGAACTTCTTCACTAAATCCAAGCTGCCGATTCCAGAACTTTCCCACATTTGGTGCGTGTCGAAAATGAGTTTGATGGGAAATGCAGACTTTTGTGTGTCAGGCTCCATTCACAAGTGATTtaagctgctgctcctccatcagttGGTCGGGGTGataatgtgtgttaatgtgtgttaatgtcccacattaacacacattaacacacattatCACACACGCAAGCTGATTCAGCAGCTCCTGTTGTTCTGAGGTTAAATCACTCATTTTGTGAAGGGAGTCTTGTGTCTTTGTGGAGATCAAAGATGTCGCCTTCAGCCACGTTTTCGTGCTTCATGACTGTTGGATCATCGGCGtctttttgttcttctccttCAGGGAGTTGAGCGACGTGGACCGAGACGGAGCTCTCACCTTCTCCGAGTTCTGCACGGCCTTCCACCTCATCGTGGCCCGTAAGAACGGGTTCCCCCTCCCCGAGAgcctcccgccccccctcaggACGGGCCTGGCCCAGCCGCCgcaggaggtggaagaggaggaggaggaggaggaggaggaagaagaggagccagaggcgcatgaggaggaggaggagcaggacaccCCGGAGGTCAGGGCCTCGGTTCTGCCACGTTTCCGCggctccttcctccccctctgaactcttcttcttccctccacAGGGGGCCGAGCCGCTCATCGTCTTCGAGGACGCCGCGCCGAGGCCCCCGCCTTCACGGGAGCTCGAGGTTAACGCAGACTTCCTGTAGGGGGCGAGCTGACGAGCTGGTTTCCGTCTCCCGAAATGATAaaaggttgttttgttttttagaatcGTCTCCGGAGTCGGACCTCGGAGCGGCCGGATGTGAGCGGCGGGTCACGTGATCAAGGTCAATTTAAACCCAAAGAGCCCAGTTTGAGAGCAGAGGACGCAGCAAATGAATGACGGGAGATCTGAACCTTTTATTGCAGACGGCGGCGTGAAGACGGCGAGAGACGACCGGCGGACTCTTGGTCTCGGTGCTTCAGGTCCGTTTGTCCGCGGAACCAGAACCTGTTAAATCACTTCTATTGGTTCCGGGTCGAATTTACAGCAGCTCAATAATCAAAGAAGATTAAAGTGtagatgaaaaaatataaaataaggcTGCATTCATTCATCATGTTTAATAACAGTACAGGATCATTGCGTactaaatgagaaaataaattatatatataatatatatatatatatatatatatatatatatatatatatagagagagagagagagatggatttaaatgaatattattGCAcaggataaagaaaaaaaagctgttattAGCTGCTGTGTTAAGATGGATCTCTTTAACCACCTCATTATGATAATAAACTAGaatttagaataaaataaactagTCTTTTCTCAAAGGatgtagtttttttatttagtttcagTTTTAAACTGAAATGTTAAGGAGAAAATAATGGCTGTGGTTCCAGCAGATGGCGCCGTGCGACAACCTTCTGTCATCATCAACGTTATGATTCAGAAGGTCGTATGAGAAGATTTAAACATGATTAATCCTACAAACAACAGATTAAAAACCTATTTAATGTAAAGCTACGAAACACTGAAAACCAAACTATGGTCCAAATTACAACAAAAGTGAGACATTTGAAAATCGACAGATTTGTGTCATGAATTGTCTTTTTGTCTGAATTCCTTTATAATGAAAACGTTCTTCTACTTAAACACTGATTCTGACAATAAATAACTGTTAATgaatattcaaaaataaattcatatttaatacCGAAAAGTGCTGATGGAACCGATTTCTTGTCTCCTgtccgtcctcacagagacTCAGGACCTGGACCCCCACGTTAGGACTAGAACCAGACcgaggtgaccccccccccccccccccccccccctcatatccCTGTCCTCTGAAGTCAACAGCCCTTTAAACCTCTCccctctgtgtgacctctggTCCAGGTCCTACTCCAGCACCTCCATCGAGGACGCCATGAGGAAggccgaagggcctcccacccccccgccccggccccAGAAGACCCACTCCAGAGCCTCCTCGCTGGACCTCAACAAGCTCTTCCAGCAGGGCGCTGCGGGTGCGTTCCATGCCGCTGTGTAAAGTGTCCTTTCCTGGGgggattgtgggggggggggggggcatagaagGGAAATGAAGCTTTCAAGGTTCAGTCTGACGGGGGTAACGCGCCTCCTGCTGACTCCTCTGTGATGTTCTGGGTTCTAGGTCTGAAGAGCGCGTGGCTGCCCTCCCCTCCGGCCCTCCCCCCTCGACCTTCTGCCTCGCAGGTGAGCCTGGTTCTGGTGCGCTCCGATGCCTTCTGTCCTCGGAGCGCCTTTGAGGACgtcccccccgtctctctcctcAGGTTCCTCAGCTCTTCGCCGCCGCGgagaaaactccccaaaaaaaagagacgcaGCCGAACTTCGCTGACTTCAGTCGCTTCAGAGAAGAGGTGAGAACGGAAGC
This is a stretch of genomic DNA from Pungitius pungitius chromosome 7, fPunPun2.1, whole genome shotgun sequence. It encodes these proteins:
- the reps2 gene encoding ralBP1-associated Eps domain-containing protein 2 isoform X2 yields the protein MEPEPGAAGTFVSLSEQEQRYYAALHGLCQADASGALSSGKVAELLKASQLPPECLRKVTELCGAKRLGYFGTPQFFVALKLLAAAQAALPVHLESVTANLPLPRFAGLKSEPEMKYAAVPPRAESQGPLSGTGSWTPDRRHPGDHGDRKEPRSPGRSPSSSPPPAPLTHRGYPHAKRRNGSESLSASRPPAALAPHPSPGVHGTRPARDQQNLGDPPDEPWRITEEQLEYYTTQFTSLQPDLGALILGTVAKNFFTKSKLPIPELSHIWELSDVDRDGALTFSEFCTAFHLIVARKNGFPLPESLPPPLRTGLAQPPQEVEEEEEEEEEEEEEPEAHEEEEEQDTPEGAEPLIVFEDAAPRPPPSRELENRLRSRTSERPDVSGGSRDQDGGVKTARDDRRTLGLGASETQDLDPHVRTRTRPRSYSSTSIEDAMRKAEGPPTPPPRPQKTHSRASSLDLNKLFQQGAAGLKSAWLPSPPALPPRPSASQVPQLFAAAEKTPQKKETQPNFADFSRFREEDVKEASHNPAPQKPIRRKYHAEGQNPDATPPPAKPYATLTQPAQRLQSKQKREIQTAIRKHKETNAVLTRLNSELQQQLKVVHQERVTLETKLELQRPLAST
- the reps2 gene encoding ralBP1-associated Eps domain-containing protein 2 isoform X1, whose amino-acid sequence is MEPEPGAAGTFVSLSEQEQRYYAALHGLCQADASGALSSGKVAELLKASQLPPECLRKVTELCGAKRLGYFGTPQFFVALKLLAAAQAALPVHLESVTANLPLPRFAGLKSEPEMKYAAVPPRAESQGPLSGTGSWTPDRRHPGDHGDRKEPRSPGRSPSSSPPPAPLTHRGYPHAKRRNGSESLSASRPPAALAPHPSPGVHGTRPARVSPLPLHPQLRPLQQMSSSLRCPPPHPTPQDQQNLGDPPDEPWRITEEQLEYYTTQFTSLQPDLGALILGTVAKNFFTKSKLPIPELSHIWELSDVDRDGALTFSEFCTAFHLIVARKNGFPLPESLPPPLRTGLAQPPQEVEEEEEEEEEEEEEPEAHEEEEEQDTPEGAEPLIVFEDAAPRPPPSRELENRLRSRTSERPDVSGGSRDQDGGVKTARDDRRTLGLGASETQDLDPHVRTRTRPRSYSSTSIEDAMRKAEGPPTPPPRPQKTHSRASSLDLNKLFQQGAAGLKSAWLPSPPALPPRPSASQVPQLFAAAEKTPQKKETQPNFADFSRFREEDVKEASHNPAPQKPIRRKYHAEGQNPDATPPPAKPYATLTQPAQRLQSKQKREIQTAIRKHKETNAVLTRLNSELQQQLKVVHQERVTLETKLELQRPLAST